From the Saccharobesus litoralis genome, one window contains:
- the gloB gene encoding hydroxyacylglutathione hydrolase: protein MISVTPIPAFNDNYIWKISSTRSNACVVVDPGCAQATLNNLQKHEQTLAAILITHHHKDHIGGINKLTKAFPNAKVYAPQHPNIPLNSQIINSASTLTLPELEIDLNCLLVPGHTLDHIAYYSSEIGLFCGDTLFSAGCGRMFEGTPPMFLASLTTLANLPKDTAVYCAHEYTLANLQFALTIEPDNQVLQEVQKTVNEKRQKNMPSLPSSIAIEKAINPFLRCHLSHIQQRVAHLSNQLLTNEVDTFTAMRKLKDCF from the coding sequence ATGATTTCAGTCACGCCCATACCCGCATTTAACGACAATTACATTTGGAAAATAAGTTCAACAAGGTCAAATGCTTGCGTTGTCGTTGATCCAGGTTGTGCTCAAGCAACACTGAACAACTTACAAAAACATGAGCAGACGTTAGCAGCAATATTAATTACCCATCATCACAAGGATCATATTGGTGGTATAAACAAACTGACTAAAGCTTTTCCTAACGCCAAAGTTTACGCGCCGCAACATCCAAATATTCCATTAAACAGCCAAATTATAAATTCAGCTTCTACCCTGACCCTGCCCGAACTCGAGATCGATTTGAATTGCTTGTTAGTACCTGGGCACACGCTTGATCATATCGCGTATTACTCTAGTGAGATTGGGTTATTTTGCGGAGATACGTTATTTTCTGCCGGCTGTGGTCGTATGTTTGAAGGCACGCCACCTATGTTCTTAGCTTCATTAACCACACTAGCTAATCTACCAAAAGACACGGCTGTTTATTGTGCCCACGAATACACATTAGCCAATCTTCAATTTGCGTTAACCATAGAGCCCGACAACCAAGTATTACAAGAAGTGCAAAAAACAGTTAATGAAAAGCGCCAAAAAAACATGCCTAGTCTGCCTAGCTCTATTGCCATTGAAAAAGCGATTAACCCGTTTTTACGTTGTCATTTGTCTCATATCCAACAACGAGTAGCTCACCTTTCAAACCAACTACTTACAAATGAAGTCGACACGTTTACGGCTATGCGTAAGCTAAAAGACTGTTTTTAA
- a CDS encoding class I SAM-dependent methyltransferase, with translation MKPALQYNRYNQPYAWDDLPQGKWLRKQTERHLNQWLPRVFGYHMVKLGHLSAEIDCSASPIKHQVNVATSGKNIGVKADWHHLPFRENSIDAVLLAHNLDFTHDPHQLLREAHRILIPDGYLIITGFNPISLCGLGRFVPKLKNDLPWSGRFFSPNRVTDWLNLLGCQVVSEQRFVQRSLIWKKAYIKNKSITRFTHKHFSYFGAVYVLIARKRELPLTPIKPKWKLNPKLQTVKVGTVRMRNRG, from the coding sequence ATGAAACCCGCTTTACAATATAACCGCTATAATCAACCCTATGCGTGGGATGACTTGCCTCAAGGTAAATGGCTGCGTAAGCAAACTGAGCGGCATTTAAATCAGTGGTTACCACGAGTGTTTGGTTATCATATGGTCAAGCTAGGGCATTTAAGTGCTGAAATTGATTGCTCTGCCAGCCCGATAAAGCACCAAGTGAATGTCGCAACCAGTGGGAAAAACATTGGAGTAAAGGCTGATTGGCATCATTTACCTTTTCGAGAAAATTCTATCGACGCTGTTTTGCTGGCGCATAATTTAGATTTTACCCATGACCCTCATCAATTATTGCGTGAAGCCCATCGAATATTGATCCCAGATGGCTATTTAATTATTACGGGCTTTAATCCGATTAGCTTATGTGGTTTGGGGCGATTCGTCCCTAAACTTAAAAACGACTTACCTTGGTCTGGGCGTTTTTTTTCGCCTAATCGGGTTACTGATTGGCTTAATCTACTCGGTTGCCAGGTCGTATCAGAGCAACGTTTTGTTCAGCGCTCACTAATCTGGAAAAAAGCTTATATTAAAAACAAAAGCATTACCCGTTTTACCCATAAGCACTTTAGTTATTTTGGCGCTGTTTATGTTTTGATTGCGCGCAAGCGTGAGTTGCCGTTAACTCCAATTAAACCGAAATGGAAGTTAAACCCTAAACTACAAACGGTGAAGGTAGGAACGGTTAGAATGCGAAATCGTGGCTGA
- the dnaQ gene encoding DNA polymerase III subunit epsilon: protein MSRQIVLDTETTGMNQGGPVHEGHRIIEIGCVEVINRRLTGNNFHVYIKPDRLVDPEAIEVHGITDEMLADKPMFNEIGQSFIDYIKGADLVIHNAPFDVSFMDHEFRLNGYNIKTEDICTVTDTLVMAKKLFPGKRNNLDVLCDRYGIDNSHRTLHGALLDAEILADVYLLMTGGQTDLNLASDGGSEGAESGGIRRVSSNRSPLTIITATPEEIQAHQERLALVKEKGGSCLWLNE from the coding sequence ATGTCTCGTCAAATAGTTCTCGATACCGAAACAACAGGTATGAATCAAGGTGGTCCCGTTCATGAAGGCCATCGTATTATTGAAATTGGTTGCGTGGAGGTGATTAATCGCCGGTTAACCGGTAATAACTTTCATGTTTATATTAAGCCAGATAGGTTAGTTGATCCTGAAGCGATAGAAGTTCACGGCATTACCGATGAAATGCTCGCCGATAAACCCATGTTTAATGAAATAGGGCAGTCATTCATTGACTATATCAAAGGTGCCGATTTGGTCATTCATAATGCGCCGTTTGATGTTAGCTTTATGGATCATGAATTTAGGTTAAATGGCTACAATATAAAAACTGAAGATATTTGTACTGTTACCGATACTTTAGTTATGGCGAAAAAGTTGTTCCCGGGCAAACGGAATAACTTGGATGTACTTTGTGACCGGTATGGGATTGATAATTCACACCGAACGTTACACGGCGCTTTGCTTGATGCTGAAATATTAGCTGATGTATACCTGTTAATGACAGGTGGACAAACGGATTTAAATTTAGCATCTGATGGGGGCAGCGAAGGCGCAGAATCAGGCGGTATTCGCAGAGTGTCATCTAACCGTTCGCCATTAACAATAATTACAGCAACACCTGAAGAAATACAAGCGCACCAAGAGCGCTTAGCGTTAGTCAAAGAAAAAGGCGGCAGTTGCCTTTGGCTAAACGAATAA
- the ltrA gene encoding group II intron reverse transcriptase/maturase, protein MNSAKPFSISKWTVYEAWLRVRANGGAAGIDEQSMSDFEQDLKKNLYKIWNRMSSGSYFPPTVKRVEIPKDKGVRVLGIPTVSDRVAQMVVKMELEPELESVFDNDSYGYRPNRSAHDALAITRQRCWRYDWVIDLDIKGFFDNLDWVLLGKALRKHTNNPWVLLYIERWLKAPMETSDGQIIERTKGTPQGGVISPLLANLFLHYAFDKWLRREHPHVQFARYADDAVVHCRSEQEAKALKQAIEQRMLDCCLECHPEKTKLVYCFDEGRQEAHEVISFDFLSYCFRPRLVRNRWGRMFVGFTPAISPKAKQKIREKVKALKLHKQTGLTIQELAYKLNPMISGWINYFSRFWKTALRPLMSWINLKLLKWAKKKYKRLKFSYQRARKWMQRVCNTQPYLFSHWQFGCRP, encoded by the coding sequence TTGAATTCAGCAAAACCATTTAGTATTTCGAAATGGACAGTTTATGAAGCCTGGTTACGTGTAAGAGCCAACGGTGGAGCGGCAGGAATTGATGAGCAATCGATGAGTGATTTTGAACAGGACTTGAAGAAGAACCTGTACAAGATATGGAATCGAATGTCATCGGGCAGCTATTTTCCACCGACGGTGAAGCGTGTCGAAATCCCTAAGGATAAGGGCGTTCGAGTACTAGGCATACCCACGGTATCAGACCGAGTTGCACAGATGGTCGTCAAGATGGAGTTGGAGCCTGAATTAGAATCGGTATTCGATAATGATTCTTATGGTTACAGACCTAATCGCAGTGCACATGATGCATTAGCGATAACGCGCCAGCGGTGTTGGCGATACGACTGGGTGATTGATTTAGATATCAAAGGCTTCTTTGATAACTTGGACTGGGTGTTATTGGGCAAAGCGTTACGCAAACATACCAATAACCCATGGGTATTACTCTATATCGAACGTTGGCTTAAAGCGCCAATGGAAACCTCGGATGGTCAGATAATAGAGCGAACGAAAGGAACACCACAAGGAGGCGTGATAAGCCCATTGCTAGCCAATTTGTTTTTACACTACGCATTCGACAAATGGTTGCGAAGAGAACATCCACATGTTCAATTTGCACGCTATGCGGATGATGCAGTGGTTCACTGTCGTAGTGAGCAAGAAGCAAAGGCGTTAAAGCAAGCTATTGAGCAACGCATGTTAGATTGTTGTCTAGAATGTCATCCAGAGAAAACTAAACTGGTTTACTGCTTTGATGAAGGTAGACAAGAAGCACATGAAGTCATTAGCTTTGATTTTCTTAGTTACTGTTTCAGGCCAAGGTTAGTAAGGAATCGGTGGGGTCGCATGTTTGTTGGCTTTACACCTGCTATTAGCCCTAAAGCGAAACAGAAAATTAGAGAGAAAGTTAAAGCGCTCAAGCTACATAAGCAAACGGGGTTAACGATACAAGAGTTGGCGTATAAGCTTAATCCGATGATAAGCGGGTGGATAAATTACTTCAGTCGGTTTTGGAAAACAGCATTAAGGCCACTTATGTCTTGGATAAACCTTAAATTGTTGAAATGGGCGAAGAAGAAATACAAACGGCTGAAATTCAGTTACCAAAGAGCAAGAAAATGGATGCAAAGGGTGTGTAATACACAACCGTATCTATTTTCTCATTGGCAATTTGGTTGCAGGCCGTAA
- a CDS encoding LysM peptidoglycan-binding domain-containing protein: MKNIVLLVGLLSLVGCKQLDLLKTNNAAETNKQPVKNEFLATEIDPNEDIFYYDVALPEAYVNQLQNPELTKPVFGNIWQRIQSQLTFDIPNNRRIAIQKSWYARHPDYLERVAKRAEPFLYLIVEEIEKRGLPMELVLLPIVESAFDPFAYSHGSASGLWQFVPDTGERFGLKQNWWYDGRRDVLAATHAALDYLTFLNKEFDGDWLHALAAYNSGEGRVARAIKKNYKNGENVDYWSLELPRETDAYVPKLLALADIMRRPHDFKMRMYPIANVSVLEQVNAPSQIDLAKAAKLADMDVNELHALNPGYNRWATAPDGPHTFLLPIEKAEAFNNAIKNIEPKALVAWQRYKIKSGDSLGKIAKQHNVTIESIRTANNLKGNMIRVGKHLLIPVAAKSEDSYDFTVDQRLAKTQTNDQGKAKAEHIVKSGDTFWDISRKHKVNVRELAKWNNMAPGDPIFPGQKLVVWKTAPSDNQLLGEAPTVKKVKYKVRSGDSLARIANKFNVTISDIENWNKLSRKNYLQPGQLLQLYVDVTRI; this comes from the coding sequence ATGAAAAATATTGTCCTATTAGTCGGTTTATTAAGTCTTGTCGGCTGTAAGCAACTAGACTTGTTAAAAACTAATAACGCGGCTGAAACGAATAAACAGCCTGTAAAAAATGAATTTTTAGCAACCGAAATTGATCCTAATGAGGATATTTTTTATTACGACGTCGCACTGCCTGAAGCCTATGTCAATCAATTACAAAATCCAGAGTTAACCAAACCAGTATTTGGTAATATCTGGCAACGCATTCAATCACAACTGACATTTGATATTCCCAATAATCGCCGCATTGCAATCCAAAAATCATGGTACGCACGCCACCCAGACTACTTAGAGCGTGTAGCAAAACGAGCTGAGCCGTTTTTATATCTCATTGTCGAAGAGATAGAAAAGCGCGGCTTACCGATGGAGCTCGTATTACTTCCAATCGTTGAAAGTGCTTTTGATCCCTTCGCCTACTCCCACGGCAGTGCTTCTGGTTTATGGCAATTTGTCCCCGATACTGGCGAGCGCTTTGGCCTTAAACAAAACTGGTGGTATGACGGTCGGCGCGATGTACTTGCAGCGACCCATGCTGCCCTAGATTACTTAACTTTTTTAAATAAAGAATTTGATGGCGATTGGTTACATGCGCTGGCAGCCTATAATTCGGGGGAAGGACGCGTCGCCCGCGCCATTAAGAAAAACTACAAAAATGGCGAAAACGTTGATTATTGGTCGCTGGAATTACCACGAGAAACCGATGCCTATGTTCCCAAATTATTGGCCTTAGCTGATATTATGCGACGCCCGCATGACTTTAAAATGCGTATGTACCCTATTGCTAATGTCAGTGTACTAGAACAAGTCAATGCACCTTCTCAGATTGATCTAGCTAAAGCAGCCAAGCTAGCGGATATGGACGTCAATGAATTACACGCGTTAAATCCTGGATACAATCGTTGGGCTACAGCGCCAGATGGGCCCCATACATTTTTACTTCCTATTGAAAAAGCTGAAGCCTTTAACAACGCGATTAAGAATATTGAGCCCAAGGCATTGGTAGCTTGGCAACGCTACAAAATTAAATCCGGCGACAGTTTAGGTAAAATAGCGAAACAACATAATGTCACGATAGAAAGCATTCGTACTGCAAATAATCTCAAAGGCAATATGATCCGCGTAGGTAAACACCTTTTGATTCCCGTAGCGGCAAAATCGGAAGATAGTTACGACTTTACTGTCGATCAGCGTTTAGCAAAAACGCAAACTAATGACCAAGGTAAAGCGAAAGCAGAACATATTGTCAAAAGCGGTGATACTTTTTGGGACATAAGCCGAAAACACAAAGTCAATGTCAGAGAACTAGCCAAGTGGAATAATATGGCGCCCGGAGATCCTATATTCCCAGGACAAAAGTTAGTTGTATGGAAGACTGCCCCGTCAGACAATCAACTTCTTGGTGAAGCGCCTACCGTTAAAAAAGTAAAGTATAAAGTTCGCAGCGGCGACTCATTAGCCAGAATTGCAAACAAATTTAATGTCACTATAAGCGACATCGAAAACTG
- the rnhA gene encoding ribonuclease HI: MKKVYLYTDGSCLGNPGPGGYGAVLRYGKHEKELSQGYQLTTNNRMELLAAIVGLESLTEPCDVTLTTDSQYVKNGINQWIHGWKRKGWKTADKKPVKNVDLWKRLDEAANKHKVDWQWVKGHAGHAENERCDDLARDAASSSELLEDSGYVS, from the coding sequence ATGAAAAAAGTTTATCTCTATACTGATGGCTCCTGCTTGGGTAATCCAGGTCCTGGCGGCTACGGTGCTGTATTACGCTACGGCAAACATGAAAAAGAGTTGAGCCAAGGTTACCAATTAACCACGAACAACCGTATGGAGCTATTAGCAGCCATTGTTGGTTTAGAATCATTAACCGAGCCTTGCGATGTCACCTTAACAACTGACAGCCAATACGTTAAAAATGGTATTAATCAATGGATCCACGGCTGGAAGAGAAAAGGTTGGAAAACAGCAGATAAAAAGCCAGTTAAAAATGTTGATTTATGGAAACGTTTAGACGAAGCAGCTAACAAACATAAAGTAGACTGGCAGTGGGTCAAAGGCCATGCTGGCCATGCCGAAAACGAACGTTGTGATGATTTAGCCCGCGATGCTGCATCATCAAGTGAATTGCTAGAAGATAGCGGTTACGTGAGTTGA
- a CDS encoding TIGR03503 family protein → MLRLLAIIIIIWRCCCPTSVLAVEVNDSEHWPKNDPSVLDVISMLGSKGAFNGVKLLDNRFRIDYAVDEVTLIFFRKFGSSPVILIRPDGSKLYAPTIKDEEGDWFDDKTYDMIRLIKPMVGPWQVVGKLEDHNKIMVMSDIQLSAEPLPPILFQGETITINASLTNAGRPIEYKSFSDVVSLDVTFTSTNNSEYENFGADSAKVASFADDGKEFDQYPKDGKFTGVYRLNLPPGEWLPSMYLDLALFNRELTMDPLILEPIPFDISIETTVVNGDFHHLKIGPKSDKINFESFVFNGKAYFPNGEIEQFSLDQESADIRVQPLMNYEDGAYKIELDAFGQDINGRDVMIRVPPVVFTADPPPPPEPTAEELAAMEAEQLAREKAEREAEEARLKALQEEKERKAMIITVSVNVGLILIGIFVFWFIKSGKKIKLGLPKLNFKKAKKELVLDDADEKSSDTDDIIDLSLPEER, encoded by the coding sequence ATGCTTCGCCTGTTGGCTATTATTATCATCATTTGGCGTTGTTGTTGCCCAACTAGCGTATTAGCGGTTGAGGTTAACGACAGCGAACACTGGCCTAAAAACGACCCTAGCGTACTGGATGTTATCAGCATGCTAGGCAGTAAAGGCGCTTTCAATGGTGTTAAGTTACTTGATAATCGTTTTCGTATTGATTACGCGGTAGACGAAGTCACCCTTATCTTTTTTCGTAAATTCGGCTCATCTCCTGTTATTTTAATCCGTCCTGATGGCAGCAAACTTTATGCACCAACGATTAAAGATGAAGAAGGCGATTGGTTTGACGATAAAACGTATGACATGATCCGCCTGATCAAGCCTATGGTTGGGCCTTGGCAGGTTGTCGGAAAGTTAGAAGATCATAATAAAATAATGGTGATGTCTGATATTCAACTCAGTGCCGAGCCGTTACCTCCCATTTTGTTTCAAGGTGAAACAATCACAATTAACGCCAGCTTAACTAATGCTGGTCGGCCTATTGAATATAAAAGCTTTAGTGACGTTGTCAGCTTGGATGTCACTTTTACCAGTACTAATAATAGCGAATACGAAAACTTTGGCGCAGATAGCGCGAAAGTCGCTAGCTTTGCCGATGACGGTAAAGAATTTGATCAATATCCAAAAGATGGCAAGTTCACAGGTGTTTATCGCTTGAATTTACCGCCAGGTGAATGGTTGCCGAGTATGTATCTTGATTTGGCTTTATTTAATCGAGAGCTAACGATGGACCCTTTGATTTTAGAGCCGATACCTTTTGATATCAGTATTGAAACTACAGTGGTAAATGGCGATTTTCATCATCTTAAAATAGGTCCTAAAAGCGATAAAATTAACTTTGAAAGTTTTGTGTTTAATGGCAAAGCTTATTTTCCCAACGGTGAAATAGAGCAATTCTCGCTTGATCAGGAAAGTGCTGATATACGGGTGCAACCTTTAATGAACTATGAAGATGGCGCTTATAAAATCGAGCTTGATGCATTTGGACAGGATATTAATGGCCGTGATGTCATGATCCGTGTGCCTCCTGTGGTCTTTACAGCAGACCCGCCGCCGCCCCCTGAACCGACCGCCGAAGAATTAGCCGCAATGGAAGCAGAACAACTGGCAAGAGAAAAAGCCGAGAGAGAGGCGGAAGAGGCTAGATTGAAAGCGCTACAGGAAGAAAAAGAGCGCAAAGCCATGATTATTACTGTTAGCGTTAATGTTGGCTTGATTTTAATTGGGATTTTTGTGTTTTGGTTTATCAAATCTGGCAAGAAAATAAAGTTAGGTTTACCTAAGCTGAACTTCAAAAAAGCCAAGAAGGAGCTGGTATTAGATGATGCGGATGAAAAATCGTCAGATACTGATGATATAATCGACCTTTCTTTGCCAGAAGAAAGATAA